In the genome of Streptococcus mitis, one region contains:
- a CDS encoding GNAT family acetyltransferase, giving the protein MKIRQARLEDLDRIVEIELENFSVEEAIPHSVFEAHLREIQTSFLVAEKEGRIIGYIEGPVGPHRHLQDQSFTEEIEDYSHNPGGYISVTCLSIAKEAQGLGLGQKLLTALKELALEHEREGINLTCHDYLIAYYEKHGFVNEGLSQSTFAGETWYDMVWEANTLRKSNSNHVSVALPYSSTAGG; this is encoded by the coding sequence ATGAAAATTAGACAAGCAAGATTAGAAGATTTGGATCGGATTGTCGAGATTGAACTAGAAAATTTCTCGGTTGAAGAAGCCATTCCTCACTCTGTTTTTGAAGCGCATTTGCGAGAAATTCAGACCTCTTTTCTGGTTGCAGAAAAAGAGGGTAGAATCATAGGTTATATAGAAGGGCCAGTTGGCCCCCATCGCCATCTGCAAGACCAGTCCTTTACAGAAGAGATAGAAGATTATAGTCATAATCCTGGTGGCTATATCTCTGTGACCTGTCTGTCTATTGCAAAGGAAGCACAGGGACTTGGACTTGGTCAGAAATTACTAACAGCTTTGAAAGAGTTGGCTCTTGAACACGAAAGAGAAGGCATTAATCTAACCTGTCATGACTATCTCATCGCTTACTATGAAAAACATGGATTTGTCAATGAAGGCCTGTCCCAGTCAACCTTTGCAGGGGAAACTTGGTATGATATGGTCTGGGAAGCTAATACTCTTCGAAAATCAAATTCAAACCACGTCAGCGTCGCCTTACCGTACTCAAGTACAGCTGGCGGCTAG
- a CDS encoding UDP-N-acetylmuramate--alanine ligase, with the protein MSKTYHFIGIKGSGMSALALMLHQMGHKVQGSDVEKYYFTQRGLEQAGITILPFDEKNLDGDMEIIAGNAFRPDNNVEIAYADQNGISYKRYHEFLGSFMRDFVSMGVAGAHGKTSTTGMLSHVLSHITDTSFLIGDGTGRGSANAKYFVFESDEYERHFMPYHPEYSIITNIDFDHPDYFTSLEDVFNAFNDYAKQITKGLFVYGEDAELRKITSDAPIYYYGFEAEGNDFVASDLLRSTTGSTFTVHFRGQELGQFHIPTFGRHNIMNATAVIGLLYTAGFDLNLVREHLKTFAGVKRRFTEKIVNDTVIIDDFAHHPTEIIATLDAARQKYPSKEIVAIFQPHTFTRTIALLDDFAHALNQADAVYLAQIYGSAREVDHGDVKVEDLANKIDKKHQVITVENVSPLLDHDNAVYVFMGAGDIQTYEYSFERLLSNLTSNVQ; encoded by the coding sequence ATGTCAAAGACATATCATTTTATCGGAATTAAGGGATCAGGGATGAGTGCCTTGGCCTTGATGTTGCACCAAATGGGTCATAAGGTACAGGGATCAGATGTTGAAAAGTACTACTTTACTCAACGTGGTCTTGAGCAGGCAGGAATTACCATTCTTCCTTTTGATGAAAAGAATCTAGACGGTGATATGGAAATTATCGCTGGAAATGCCTTCCGTCCAGATAATAACGTCGAAATTGCCTATGCGGACCAAAATGGCATCAGTTACAAACGTTACCATGAGTTCCTAGGTAGCTTTATGCGTGACTTTGTTAGCATGGGGGTAGCAGGAGCACATGGAAAAACTTCAACGACAGGCATGTTGTCTCACGTCTTGTCTCACATCACAGACACCAGCTTCTTGATTGGAGATGGAACAGGTCGTGGTTCGGCCAATGCCAAATATTTTGTCTTTGAATCTGACGAATATGAGCGTCACTTTATGCCTTACCATCCAGAATACTCTATTATCACTAACATTGACTTTGACCATCCAGACTATTTCACAAGTCTAGAGGATGTTTTCAATGCCTTTAATGACTATGCCAAACAAATTACTAAGGGTCTTTTTGTCTATGGTGAAGATGCGGAATTGCGTAAAATTACGTCTGATGCTCCGATTTATTATTATGGTTTTGAAGCTGAAGGCAATGACTTTGTAGCTAGCGATCTCCTTCGTTCAACAACTGGTTCAACCTTCACAGTTCACTTCCGTGGACAAGAATTGGGTCAATTCCACATTCCAACCTTTGGTCGTCACAATATCATGAATGCGACAGCAGTTATTGGTCTTCTTTACACAGCAGGATTTGATTTGAACTTGGTGCGTGAGCACTTGAAAACATTTGCCGGTGTTAAGCGTCGTTTCACTGAGAAAATTGTCAATGACACAGTGATTATCGATGATTTTGCCCACCATCCAACAGAAATCATTGCGACCTTGGATGCGGCTCGTCAAAAATACCCAAGCAAGGAAATCGTAGCAATCTTCCAACCGCATACCTTTACAAGAACCATTGCCTTGTTGGACGACTTTGCTCATGCTTTAAACCAAGCAGATGCTGTTTACCTAGCACAGATTTATGGGTCAGCTCGTGAAGTGGACCATGGTGATGTCAAGGTAGAAGACCTAGCCAATAAGATTGACAAGAAACATCAAGTGATCACTGTTGAAAATGTATCTCCACTCCTAGACCATGACAATGCTGTTTATGTCTTTATGGGAGCAGGAGATATCCAAACCTATGAATACTCATTTGAGCGTCTCTTGTCTAACCTGACAAGTAATGTTCAATAG
- a CDS encoding GNAT family acetyltransferase, with product MEIPIKIIQASKSDLAEIEAIQTSSFPAEKQQPSHILEESIRKCADTFLLARDENQLLGYILSRPQSDNPQCLKIHSLVIESDHQRQGLGTLLLAALKEVAVELDYKGLRLESPDELLSYFEMNGFIDEETSLYATSQGYSMIWFNPFYLEAQ from the coding sequence ATGGAAATTCCAATTAAGATCATTCAGGCAAGTAAGTCTGATTTGGCTGAGATAGAGGCAATTCAAACTTCGTCTTTTCCAGCTGAAAAGCAGCAACCTTCCCATATTTTAGAAGAAAGTATCCGTAAGTGTGCGGATACCTTTCTTCTAGCTAGGGATGAAAATCAACTTTTAGGCTATATTCTATCAAGGCCTCAGTCAGACAATCCGCAATGTCTAAAAATACATTCTTTAGTCATCGAGTCTGACCATCAGAGACAGGGCTTGGGAACACTTCTTCTTGCAGCCTTGAAAGAGGTGGCAGTTGAGCTGGATTACAAAGGGCTCCGTTTGGAGAGTCCTGATGAGTTGCTTTCTTATTTTGAAATGAACGGTTTCATTGATGAAGAAACTTCCCTTTATGCAACTAGTCAGGGTTATAGTATGATTTGGTTTAATCCTTTTTATCTGGAGGCACAATGA
- a CDS encoding transcription elongation factor GreA, with the protein MAEKTYPMTLAEKEKLEKELEELKLVRRPEVVERIKIARSYGDLSENSEYEAAKDEQAFVEGQISSLETKIRYAEIVNSDSVAQDEVAIGKTVTIQEIGEDEEEVYIIVGSAGADAFAGKVSNESPIGQALIGKKTGDTATIETPVGSYDVKILKVEKTA; encoded by the coding sequence ATGGCAGAAAAAACATATCCTATGACCCTAGCGGAAAAGGAAAAACTTGAAAAAGAATTAGAAGAATTGAAATTGGTCCGCCGTCCAGAAGTGGTAGAACGCATTAAGATTGCCCGTTCATACGGTGACCTTTCTGAAAACAGTGAATATGAAGCAGCTAAGGATGAACAAGCCTTTGTCGAAGGACAAATCTCTAGCTTGGAAACAAAAATTCGCTATGCTGAAATCGTCAATAGCGATTCAGTTGCTCAAGACGAAGTAGCGATTGGTAAAACAGTCACTATCCAAGAAATTGGTGAGGATGAAGAAGAAGTTTATATTATCGTAGGTTCAGCTGGTGCGGATGCCTTTGCAGGTAAAGTTTCAAATGAAAGCCCAATTGGACAAGCCTTGATTGGCAAGAAAACAGGTGATACAGCAACCATTGAAACACCTGTTGGTAGCTATGATGTAAAAATCTTAAAGGTTGAAAAAACAGCCTAA
- a CDS encoding cystathionine gamma-synthase, which yields MKQERFPLVSDDEVMLTEMPVMNLYDESDLISNIKGEYRDKNYLEWAPIAEETPVKPIEKQVEKTKKAPLGVRKEGKSYAEVAREEARADLKKKRSASYLTKDITPTRRHSQPSLVRKGNQPTAPFQKENPGEFVKYSQKLTQSHYILAEEVSNISTQAEPKETSGPKKNNYDFLKKSQIYNKKSKQTEQERRVAQELNLTRITE from the coding sequence ATGAAACAAGAACGATTTCCATTGGTGTCAGATGACGAGGTCATGTTGACTGAAATGCCAGTCATGAATCTCTATGATGAGTCTGATCTGATCAGTAATATCAAGGGTGAGTATCGAGATAAAAATTATTTAGAATGGGCTCCTATTGCTGAAGAAACACCAGTCAAACCGATTGAAAAGCAAGTAGAGAAAACTAAAAAGGCTCCTTTAGGGGTAAGAAAAGAAGGAAAGAGCTATGCGGAGGTGGCGCGTGAAGAAGCGCGTGCGGATTTGAAGAAGAAACGCTCAGCAAGTTATCTTACTAAGGACATCACTCCTACAAGACGCCATTCTCAGCCAAGTCTAGTTAGAAAGGGCAATCAACCTACCGCGCCTTTCCAAAAGGAAAATCCTGGTGAATTTGTCAAATATAGTCAAAAATTGACCCAGTCTCATTACATCTTGGCGGAAGAAGTGAGCAATATTTCGACTCAAGCTGAGCCAAAAGAAACTTCAGGCCCAAAGAAAAATAATTATGATTTTCTAAAGAAGAGCCAAATCTACAATAAAAAAAGTAAACAAACAGAACAAGAACGTCGGGTTGCCCAAGAGTTGAATCTGACCAGAATTACAGAATAG
- a CDS encoding aminodeoxychorismate lyase: protein MSEKPREDEKLSFKEQILRDLERVKKYEEDQEEVNLASIKPQLSSKNDQSIEDLMEDSLSAVEDIMRNAPTVPTHPSQDLSASPSNEIKRETLTAPSHPSQDVPSSPAEEAVRQAPLAPSHPSQEGPSAPSAEGVSRPVSGPVSPRKVEKEFNEIPTRVAVSYKTEGQKEVVKKEVPTSQPVVEKKVVEKKAVEETPVTPRRSRRETVQPTKKKKSGFKAFFISLLIFLGLISAGGYFGYQYVQSSLQPVDASSKQYVTVQIPEGANVQTIGSTLEKSGLIKHGVIFAFYAKYKNYSDLKSGYYNLQKSMSTEDIIHELQKGGTAEAQEPALANLTIPEGYTIDQIAQAVGQLQGDFKEPLTADAFLAKVQDENFISQEVAKYPSLLESLPTKESGVRYRLEGFLFPATYSIKESTTIESLIDEMLAAMDKTLAPHYSAIKSKNLTVNELLTIASLVEKEGAKTEDRKLIAGVFYNRLNLGMPLQSNIAILYAQGKLGQKISLADDAGIDTTINSPYNVYTKAGLMPGPVDSPSLDAIEASINQTKSDNLYFVANVTDGKVYYAATQEEHDRNVAEHVNSKLNQTN, encoded by the coding sequence TTGAGTGAAAAGCCAAGAGAAGACGAAAAATTAAGCTTTAAAGAGCAGATTTTACGTGATTTAGAACGCGTCAAAAAATATGAAGAAGATCAGGAAGAAGTTAATTTAGCTTCAATAAAACCCCAACTTTCTTCTAAAAATGATCAGTCAATAGAAGATTTGATGGAAGATTCTCTATCAGCTGTAGAGGATATTATGAGAAACGCTCCTACCGTGCCGACTCACCCCAGCCAAGATTTATCAGCATCTCCATCAAATGAGATAAAAAGAGAAACTCTTACTGCTCCAAGCCATCCAAGTCAAGATGTTCCTTCTTCTCCCGCAGAAGAGGCTGTAAGACAAGCTCCACTTGCTCCTAGTCATCCGAGTCAAGAAGGACCTTCTGCTCCGTCAGCTGAGGGAGTATCAAGACCAGTTTCAGGACCTGTTAGTCCTAGAAAAGTAGAAAAGGAATTTAATGAAATTCCAACAAGGGTAGCTGTTTCTTATAAGACAGAAGGGCAGAAAGAAGTAGTAAAAAAAGAAGTTCCTACTTCACAACCAGTAGTGGAAAAGAAAGTAGTGGAAAAGAAAGCTGTAGAAGAAACGCCTGTAACTCCACGTCGTAGCCGTCGTGAGACAGTTCAGCCTACTAAGAAGAAAAAATCAGGATTCAAGGCCTTCTTTATTTCTTTACTAATTTTCCTAGGCTTGATTTCAGCAGGTGGTTACTTCGGTTATCAGTATGTTCAGTCGTCTTTACAGCCTGTGGATGCTTCATCTAAACAATATGTGACAGTGCAAATCCCAGAAGGAGCCAATGTTCAAACAATTGGTTCAACTCTTGAAAAGTCTGGCTTGATTAAACATGGAGTGATTTTTGCTTTTTATGCGAAATATAAAAATTATTCAGATTTGAAGTCTGGCTATTACAATTTGCAAAAGAGCATGAGTACAGAAGACATCATCCACGAACTACAAAAAGGTGGAACAGCTGAAGCTCAAGAACCTGCTCTTGCGAATTTAACAATTCCAGAAGGTTATACGATTGATCAAATTGCACAAGCGGTAGGTCAATTGCAAGGTGACTTCAAAGAGCCTTTGACAGCTGATGCCTTTCTAGCTAAAGTTCAAGATGAGAACTTTATCAGCCAAGAAGTTGCCAAATATCCTAGTCTACTTGAAAGCTTGCCTACAAAGGAAAGTGGCGTTCGTTACCGTTTAGAAGGTTTCCTCTTCCCAGCTACATACTCTATCAAGGAAAGCACAACTATTGAAAGCTTGATTGATGAGATGCTGGCAGCTATGGATAAGACTTTGGCACCTCATTATAGTGCAATCAAGTCTAAAAATTTGACAGTCAATGAATTGCTAACAATTGCGTCACTTGTTGAAAAAGAAGGTGCTAAGACTGAAGATCGTAAGTTGATTGCAGGTGTATTCTACAATCGCTTGAATCTTGGTATGCCACTTCAAAGCAATATTGCCATCTTGTATGCCCAAGGAAAACTTGGTCAGAAGATTAGTCTTGCTGATGATGCTGGAATTGATACGACAATTAATTCACCGTATAATGTTTATACGAAAGCTGGTTTGATGCCAGGTCCAGTAGATAGTCCAAGTTTGGATGCCATTGAGGCAAGTATTAATCAGACTAAGAGTGATAACTTATACTTTGTAGCTAATGTTACAGATGGCAAGGTCTATTATGCTGCTACTCAGGAGGAGCATGATCGTAATGTCGCTGAACATGTCAATAGCAAGTTAAACCAAACAAACTAA